AGATGCAGCAATAAACAGCATGTACATAGCAAGTCCTGAGAGGGAAAGCAGGAGCACCTGGATGCAGGTTattgctaaaataaaaaggaacaaGGGCGAACTTAGCAGTGCATATTGCTTGTCCATGCCCCTTCAGAAACATCAAACCTTCAAATTCAACATTGTTTTCATGTAAGCAGAAACAGTCCCATGCTGTGTGGATAAAACTGCTGGTCATAAATGAGCTGCAGCACTGAGAACGCAGTACAGTGACTGAAAGAGGTGCTCCCTACTGTGCAGACTTGCAGAAAGCCAGACAACCAACTATCAACATGAGCAGCATGTTTACACATGCATCCTACAGTAAGCAGGTCAGAGACATTTAGGCTTTGCAGAACACATACAAGCTTGAGGAAATCCACTTTAGGTTAGCTTCTGATtgacatttctttaaatatttaccaCTGAACATGAAGATGTAAAAACTATTAAAGCTATTGTTTAAGATGCACTTTCTCGAAACAAGctagtgtttctcaatccaggtcgtCAGGTCCCACTGCCCTGTATGTGTTAGACAAGTtcctcctccaacacacctgatctggattaatgaacttcctcatcaagttctttgctgttaacaagccattcatttcagtctggtgtgttaaagtagggttacctctttaatgcagggcagtgggtcctgaccTGGACTGAAAACACTGAGCTACAGTATAGTGAACACAcaattttaactgtattttccAACACACTGCTGCAGTCATAAGCAGAAGTTTTACTAGAGCCTGTATGCCTGGAACATATAAGCTTAACGGATGTATCAGTGGCTGTGTCCAAGTGAGAGTGCAACTTGTGTTTTAAACAAACTCATGCACACTCAAGGCTGCAGTCTCTCGAGCTAAAAACCAGACCAAAAAATGGAGCTTTTAAACTTTCACCTGTTCCTTAACTGCATCAACCTGGAAGAGAAAAGGTGCAGCACAAGAGATGAAGATTAAATATTCCTTCATGAAAAGAAACTAGCAGATGCAGCAAAGAACGCAATCAAAGATCATTCTGGGGATGCATTTTATGACAGGTTTAGACAGCATCTGTTAAAATGGGATGAGTATATTCAAATATGGAGCACTATGAAGACTTATTTTGTCAACATATGAGGAAGGGTTTGACATTTGTTCAGTTCTTCTAATGGGCCTCTCTCATAGGAACTCAAGTCTAGCCTGAATAGAGCTGACCCACCTTGCTGAGGTACTCCCTCATGACCTGAATGAAGTATGGCATAGAAAAGTCCATGATGTTGTGCCTCCAGGAGGTCTCCAGTACCACATCAGGCCGCAGCAGGTCATAGCAGGTGAATAGGCAGGCGGCAAAACACTCTTTCTTGTTCTCCTGAAGGAACCAGGAGAGCAGCTCTTCTGCAAGCTCTGTGTCTTTGGACTCGGATGCATATTGCATGGCATCCTGTTGGGTGACAGTATGAAGAAGGTCAAGAACAGACCATACAGACTGTCATCTGAAAACAACTGTGACTCTTCCCTCGAGCAGCCTCATTGCTTCCTGTTGCTCTTTTACACCCCCTCCCCTTTAACTCTGGTAAAGAAAATGCACCTTATAGAGCTTGTCCTTCTTGCATAACTCCACACTCTGTTTCCAGCGGTTGTTGCCTTTGAAGAGGTAGGCAGCAATTCTTCTAAACTCAATGAGTTCATGTTTCTCCAAACGCTGGGCCAGTGAGATGTTATCAAAGTTGTCGTAGGCATCTATTGATGTCCTCAGTGCCTAACAAGcaaatgtgtttatattaaattaaagaacagtggttttatttcttttttatgtaactGCATCACAAGATGTCAATAAAACTTTACCTGATAGTCCTCTTCTGTGATGAAGAGGTTGTTAAGTGCTTCGTTGACTGATTTGTTGTTGTGGTTCTGTACTGACCGTAGGTAAGGTTTGACCAGTGGCAGCTGTTTAACCTGTTATCAGACATGCAGAGACCATCTTAAGTTAAACCCCAGAAAAGATGTGCATCTGTCCATTTTTATCACTGTGTGAAAAATGAAAGAGGACCTTGGAGAAGAAGTTGACAGCACGTGAGTGGTCCAGTCTAGGGGAGAGCACTATGAGCAAATCATTCAGTAACAAAGGCTTGAACTCCAGGTAGAACTGGATGGCTTTGTAGTACAGCTCCACGTTAGCCACCTGCAAAAAGAGCACAGGGAAAGCGTAAAAAGTTAGCATTTATAAAAAGAATTCCAACTAACTCAGGATGCTGAAGCTTGAGGCATAACTATCATAATTTTGCAATAATGTCACAATAGCACAGCATTTTATTCTGAGTTTTATAGCTAagaaagtttaaattaattactctttaaataagttaaacccaaaataaacaaaacaacaataattctGATATGAAATCAAAGAGTACTTTGGTGATGATGTCTTTGAACTGGCCCTCCTTCCATGCATCTGTTGGGTGATTCATCATGGTGATGATGGCATTGTCAAACTCCTCATACTTGTCGTACAGGAAGACCAGCTCGGCCCACAGGTGAGCCTGCTCCGCTGCTCTCAGGACCTTCGGGATGTTAACCCTGGACCAGAAGAGCTCCAGGTGCTCCCTCATCTTCTGAGGCTTGAACTTGGAGTAAAGGATGGCTAGCTCTGTGAACATGCCCATGTGAGCACGCTCCAGACCCAGGGCAGCCTCCAGCATGGTGATCAATTCTTCAAAGTAGCCACGGTCCTGAGAGAAGAATGAGCATAGCTTAATTCTTACAAATCTAAAAATTAGAATaggaaaactaaacaaaagaagtGCAAACcctcaatattttaatttatttttttttctaataatctgattaattactCTTACCTGGTAGTAGTTGATCAGTTCCTCTAGCTCGTCAGCATGCACCACAATGTGGAGACCGCACATCTGGGCTAGTCTGAACTCCTGTCCATCCACACAAGCAAAGCACACCTCTTTCCAGGTGCGGGTGCTGTTAGCCTTCCGGGCACCATCCACAGCAGCCTGGTACTCACCAAGATGCACCAGAGTTGAAGCCAGACGACCAAAGTTGGAGACATTGTTGTATAACAGTTTAGCGGCTTCATACATTTTCTCGTCGTAGCAGCGGTCGCCAACCTGAAGAAAATTCCAGCACAATAAGGACACAATCTTTTAGTTTTGATCTGACTGGTCGGATGAGTTAGGGTTGTGTCAGAGAGAGACCAACCTGTTGGATGTGAGCATTGTTGGGTCCATTGATGAACTCTTCAAGCTCAGCCAGGCGATTTGTTTTGGCCAGGGCAAAGATCAGCTCTGTCTCTACATAGGACTCGCGGGCCTTCTTACGTGCCATCTGAAGGAATTTGACCAAGTCCTCCCAGTTACCtgaagcacatttaaaataatattaatcatTTTCATCTTTGTAAATGAGGAACACTGCCTCAACAGCATTTTATGCTGATAGTGCACCCACTTTGTGATCACCACAACTGTTGCAACTAGAGCAATTATCTCCTTTCATTGGCACCGGCCTTGCCTTCTGATCATTtgagtttaaaatgttaaatagtcTCAGCCTGATGATCCACCAATATGTATCGTTATGACAGACAAAACTACTTAAGACAGATCTATTAAAATCAAGTCAACCAGCAAAATAAACTCAAAAAGCCTCCTTACCACTCTTATCAGCGGCCTGCACCACCTCCATGTATGCAGAGGGGTCATCAGCTTTGATGTAAGAGTCAATGGCTTCTTTCACCAGTTCCTTTTGTAGCTGAGCCTTGGCCAGCTGGCTCCACACAGCTGGctcattgcagcgctctgcaaATTCATAGGCCCGGTCTAGGTTGCTAATATGTTCAATCAGGACCTAAGggagaacaggaaaaaaagagaggaaaaaaagtaaggcaatGACTGACCATTTATCAGTCAATAAGATTCTTGTTTCAGTGTTAAGAATGGCCACACACCTGTACAGCTGAGGTGTTGACATCAAACTTCTTAAAGATGGCAAAAGCCTCTTCAAAGAGCTCATTGCTGATGGCGATGTTGGCGATATCCGGAGCATCGTAGTTGTCTAGTCTGCTGATGTACTCCATCACACGTGTACGGTCAGCTTTGATTGCAGTCAGGATCAGCAGATTCTGCAAATTTCtaaaggcaaaaaagaaaaaaaaaaacacttagcATAACCGCCCACTAGCTCTCTCTACACAATATTTGAATGACTGCAAGTGCATCATGTTAATGCCACACACCTGTGCTCACTGAAGACAGAGTTGTCCAAAACAATCTTCTCCAGCAGTTCAATGAGCTCATTGGGTAAGTCTGCAGTCATGAAAGCCTTGACGGTGACAGATACCTCCTCTGGGTCCTGGGTTTCTGACAGCGCTGTTTGCACCACCTGAGATAGAAAGCAGCAGAGGCTTAGAGGGGCAACTGGCAAAGTACTCATTGTGATGCATCTTCACTTCCGTGCACCATACCTGGTCAATGAGTGGCCGCCTGTAGGGGTTGCTTTCCAGCAGCACACTGGCCCACAGCTCAGCGTCTTTGCGTCGGACAAGGTAGCGAGACAAGCTCTTGAAGAGGGAGTTCTCATTGCAAACCTAACGTGATGAAGACAACATTGAAAATACAGAAGGCACAAGAGGACAACAACAAGAATAAGTGGATCAAAAGAATGACTGTGATGAAAAGATCATTCTTACATTGATCAGCTCCTGGTCACACTGTCCTCGCTCATAGGACACGCAGGCCAGATGAGGGTCTCTTTTCTCACAGTACTTTCCCACAACACGGCTGTCGTAGAAAGGGTTTTCCCGCAGGAAGCGCTCAGGGTTGTTATTGCTGTCAATGTAGATCTTTGCTAAGGCATTATGGGTAGCAGGCTCCTCACAGCCTTCATGGATACGAGACTCCAGCCaaggcagcagcagcttcaacCTGAAATAATGTATGTCAGAAGTTAAAAACTGAGTTCAGAGATATTTTTTTGTAGCTGTACTGATAAGAAAAGCTTAGTTGGAAAAATACAGCACCTGTTCCTCTTTTCCACCTCAGCGACCAGCTCGTCAGTTGAGAACTGCCCCCTGACAACTAAAATCAGGCTTTTGATGACATCCTCGGCGCAGTCCACATCCAACAACCCGCCAACTACAACAGGCAGACGGCTAGGGTTCACCTAAAACAACAGAATTTACAGTGAATCTCACATCTGCAAAGCAAGCTTAccatttaataataatgtatatGCATCTGCATCAACCCTTACCTTCTGAACATAAATCTCAATGTACTTCTGCAGGCTGTTTCGGtacaggtagaggaccaggtcaTGGACAAAGTCAAAGCGGTCACAGACAATGATGAGTGGCAGCTGGTCAGTGagttttgcttcctgtttatCACAcatgatggggaaaaaaagataatagTAAGACAACATTAGGACACCCCATACAAGTAAGTCCATCCTTAGGATAGACATTTTACTAAACTCAATCTCATACATAAAAGTGTTTTCCAGATAACGTCAACACTCCTTTGGTGAATCAGGAGTTCCACGTGTAATACAACATGTTTTGTCACTAGCATACAACCGACTTGCTAAAGGATGCATATGTAGCTTGTCACTGGTGTAAAAaggtaaaacaaaatgtctctaACAGATATATCTGCCCGTTATCAGGTCACTACTGCACATTGATGACCTAAAGTCCTATACTGCTGATGCACTGCTGCCATCCACAGGATTGCCAAAGTGGGATTTGTACACTATTACTCAGGAACATGCTTCACAAACTACAAACTCCAATTGAAGgactacacactacacacaaacacagacacttATTGACTTTATATAAAAAGTACATCAGTACTATCAGCAACTGTGCACAAAACATGTACTGCATTACAAAGTCTACACAAAATTCAGAATGCTGTAGTTGCATTCCAGTAGTGTATGAATCGGTGTATAAACATATACAGTTTCCATACAAATCCCTTTTCAGTcccatgtttcatgttttaaggGAAATGGGTTAAGTCCTGTATTGTGAGGGAGAGGAATTTACCTGATACATGTCCTGCCATTCCAaagataaaagaggaaaagcaCAAAAGATATGTGACTACCATAAAGATTGTTACTTGAATATTTATAACCAATACAAGCAACCAGCAGGGATCACTTAAAGATTTTCTTATGTATATTTCTAATGGCTGCTAATATTTGTGAGGGAGTTATGCAGATGGGGATTACAAAAATTCCAACACTAGGATATTTTGCCTTTAGACCAACaagacaaaatgatgaaaatctAGATGTGGGAATgcaaaaattgtgttttgagaGCAAAGATTTAGGAAATAAGGAGTATAGAGACACACGTATAACATAAAAAACGAAAAGAACTGTCCAGTGTTTGTTGAAAGACTCGTCGCTGCGGCTTTACCTTGAGGAAGTTCTTGACGCGCTCCGGGTCGTAGCAGTTGCTCTCTCTGCAGATCCTCTCCACCTCTTTGATTTGGCCCGTTTTGCAGGCAGCCTGGATGTATTTGAAGTGAACTTCAGGATCCTGACTGAAGTTTACAATAGAGCCCAGGAAGTAGAACAAACCTGAGTGACACAAAGACAGTTATTTAAGCGTTCAGACGATGTTGGTGCTTACAAGCAATCACAGTGTAAGGACAGCACAGTGGAGCCAACATCCTGAAAAGATCAAAGGGACATTAAAATGTTCTATGCCATGCTTGTCTCTTTCTAATTTAACCTTTTTACTCTGTTGTTCCATTAACAATAGAGGGGCTGCATTAGCTCACCTCCACTCAGCACTAGCTATCGACTGTACTTCCGCTAGTCTGGCCTAAATGTAATGTTTCATTGACAGCTTAAGTAAGGGCAGGAGGATCTAGCAGCATTAGAGAAAATGGGAAAAATCTAATGGTTTTGACAGAATACAGAATTATCTTAGACAATTAATTCTTAAGTTGAAATGACTACTGGACGTTTTATACAGTTCTTTATcttcagtaaataaaaactgaccTGATTACAGATTTCTTATGTCAAAGCAGACTGGATGCAAGGATTAAGTCTGGTTCCTCACCTTCAAAGCTCTTGAAGGACTCAAAGAGTTCAGTGAGAGCCTGTGTGGTGAGCTGCTCGTGGTACTTTGAGGCCACCTGGACACATATCTGCAGGTTCTGGCGGATGTTGGCTGAGAGCATGGCTCTGAGGCACTCCACAGAATCTTCCACAGAAAGTGAGCCAAAGTAGTTCACCAGCCACTGGAGGTGGGGAGAACATGTGGGAATATTAAACCTTGTTCAATCTACCAATGACTCTGTAGTCAGCAAGGTTTCCATAAACAGTCTCTATTTGTATGAAGGAGTTTAAATCTGtagttctggtctctggtccgACCTAAAGCAGAAATTAACATTGGTGGCTCTGCTGTCTTGGTTCACTTTGCTGTTCAGCCtggcattttctttcatttaaccaACAGATGGTGATGAAACGCTTATGGAAAAGGTCACACACTAATTCAGGGGCGTTCAAAGTCAGTCCACCAAGGCTGCTGTCCTGCacgttttggatgtttcctgctgcagcacacctgaatcagactgatgggtcaacatgcttgggcagaacttgacaacaagctgttgaggagcgaatcaggtgtgttggatcagggaaacatcaaaaacttcAACTTAAAGAGTGTTGAGAGATAATATAACTGTAATGATTAAAAGAATCTTGAAATTTGTATGACAGCATTTAAACTTCTTTAAATGTTCTGCACTAATGAAGCAATTGTGCTGGGGTTATTTCCTAATCAGACTACACCCGTAAATATAATCAATAAATAACTAAAGCCTACCTCTGGGTTAAGCAGGTGTGTATGCACCACAGCACGCTTGATGTCATACAGGTCTGTGTAGTGCTCCAGTGCTCTTTGCAGGAGTCCAGTCTTCTCACACAGCTGGGCGATGTGGGCGCGATCATAGTTTGTGAACATTTGGTTCCCCAGGATAGCATCAGCAACCTTCATCCagaagaagaaatttaaaaaatatagttaGAGAGGTAGAGCCTTGagttagagagaaaaaaatatcctAGTTTAATAAATTGATCTCCACATAGCAGAGAACATTGGTGTACCTGTGGAGCATGCATGAGGTTCATCTCCAGCAGGCGAGTCTGCAGTGGCCCCTCAGAGGGTCTGTTGTTTTTTAGTGCATCAAGGAGGAAAGAGGTGCACTGCTGGATCAGGTTGTACTCCATGAAAACATCCACAATCTAGACAGACGCAGAGACGCACAGGTAAGAACTTAAAACTTGTCTTTTCCTTTAGAAATTGCATTTGTTTAACTGTGAAAAAACTACCAAGAATATTACTCGAAGACCTTGTTACTAATAAGCTGTTgggggaggggaaaaaaaaaaaaaaaaaaaagctcctgaACTGTACTCAAAATCTAATCATACTCTGGGTCATGTTACACCTCCTAAGATTTTATgcaaatccaattaaaacaaaagtaattcTGAAACAGACAAACTCAGCAAACCTGATCAATCCCCATGATGGAGGTTGAaacttttttaatcttgttaGTCATACGAACAGATGTAAAGGCATTTTCCTTCATGCCTCAAATGAACTGTAGAAATAGCctgatgataaaaacaaatgccaATAACAAAGCTGACATTGGCCACACAAACATCAGGCACTGCTGAGGCAAAACATTGGGACAAACAACGTCCCAATGCTTTCACTGCACCTCTGATTCTTGTCATTTTGACTTGGTTTATTCCATTTTCCTTACTGTAATTCAAGTGTCTACTCTGTTTTATAGTTATTAATCTCAGTTTTATGTTGACCTACTATCTTATTTTTCAATATCTcttaattattttgtatttgaagttaaaatgaaaatatgcagataaaatgtctgaaaagtgaaaaagttgttttgaacCATGTtcaataaaatactttttattaagAGTAAGTTCTTGTTTTTCCACTTCAGTCGTAAACTGTAAGGGAAAACTGGCTGAGTACAACCCATTTCTTGCTGCAGTACAATTTGAACTCCTCTGTTGCACTATGTTGTATTCGTAAACTCCTTATCTGCCAGTACAGCACTTTAGGCAACAAAGACAGCACTGTCAGCAGTTTAGATTCACACTGCTGACATTCTGCAGTGATCAGAAGTAAAGGAAGAGGTGCATTTCCTTTATATTACAGAACAAATATAGTTCACAGTTGCTAGCCTGTGTTGTGATTCACTTTCTTAGTCCTAACTCTGGGAAAAGGTTGGCTAGTTAATTGCAGACTAGGATCTCACAAGGTGACTACGCCCATCTTAATCATAGAAAGGTTGTTCTGACCTTAACTTTAAAGACACTAcaaagtcacttaaaaaaaaaagggagcaAATACTTTGGAGTCTAAAGTTTTgaacaatttaattaaaaataaatgtatgtgaCATCTGTATGAATCTTAAGAGACTCCTGATTTTTCTGACCTGTGTGATGTCAGCCAGCGGCTCCTCATCCTGGACAAGCATCTGTGCAAACTGCAGACCTTGCTCTGGGTTTATCCGCATCACATTCCTCAGCAGAAAGATCCAGTCTGGAGTGTAGCCGACCTGAAACAGGAAAAGCAACCATATTAAACTGCACTGAAGTTTTAGAGACAACGGTTTACCTGATTATGGAAGAAAAAGTCCACAAAGACGTTTTGAGATGTTGATGCAGAGAAACTTTCAAATTTGAGGACATTTTAATTATTGGGTTATGAGGTTTGTTAAAACTATTTTGGAAATATTAGTTCATACCTTCTTGGCATACAGGACAATCTTGGGGAACTGGCCAGTCTCTGCAAAGCACTGAATGACCTTGTTGGGAACGTTGGCCCTCAGGTAGACACTAAGAGCCAAGGTGGGATCCACTGCTTTCACCAGGTCACCCAGTTCCTCTGAACACTCCAACTAAAACAGGACCATCACAATCAGCACTTCCAGGAAATTCAAGACAATTTAAGTAAATTTtcccttgtttttatttactcttttgcaaatgtaaaatacagaataaaCAGTTATAATAGCAAAGACtgaatacataaatgtgtttgaaatgtaaCTAACTTTATATGTTattattgttcattttttaaaattaataaatatgtttattttcatcccaAATCTACAATTCTTCACTGCTGATGTATTCAAGCTTCACCCACGGTTCCTAAAGGAAGTGCAGGAATTCCTGGAATATCAGATGTTCTCATGTAATCCACAATAATAGCCATGCTATGTAAACAAAACAGCCAGCTCAGGAAGTGGCTCTTTGTATGAGTGGAGGCAAAGATAAACATCTACAATACCTTGTCCTCCTTCAGCCACTTCTCCAGAAGCTGCTTTCGTCCCTGCTGGAGAACAGGCCTGCAAAGCTCCAAGGACTCAAATTTGTTGAGTTGACCCTGGTCCAACAGGATGCCAAAGTACTGCAGCAAGGGGGAGGTCTGGCCCGACTGGGTGGGGACACCCTGGAAGCGACGAATAGTGTCTGGGGTTCGCAGGATACCCTAAGACGAGAAAATTCAACTGCACGTGAGAACAGATGtctataaaagttaaaaagaactACTGGTAGCTACTGTATAGGTGAAAGCCATCTAATACATTAACCTTTTAGAAGTATAGGTGTCTGCTTTATCAGACCGTGTTAGAGGTGTTGATGGACTAtgctgaaaatgtaaatacCTTTGGTGCATTAGCAGCAATTTTGGCTGCTTCGGAGTAGTTGCCAGCAGCAAACAGGTTGTTGAACTTGCGAGCGAAGAGTTCTTCAGCCCCGGCGAGGTTGTTACGAACAGCTAAGCGAAGAGCTAGATCTGGATTCTGCAGCACGTTGGTGATGTATGGAATGATGTTTTCCTCTtccacacagacagacagcacCTGTGTCAATACAGACAGTGTCATATGCTTGTAGTTATTACAGGAAAAACTCAATTCTGTTTAGGTGAAGGTCCTCGGTTTTAAAAATCTGTactaaaattcaattaaaaatacttaatgCCAGAAGGAAATTGTAAGTTGTATATGCCAGCGTTCTGGCTATGAACCGCTTCCGAGTCAATCTGTTGCTCCCCAGATTGTTTAGATGTACTCATTCTACAACCATCATACAACCTCCCTTCATGTACCTCCATTAAAACTAcaattaaattataaatcaaGTAAAAGGTCTGACTAATGTgccaaaaagaaatatattcatatttttattaaaaataatgaattaccattttttattttaacttttaaataatgACTACAATGACATATCTCAGCCAATTATTGTGCCACAAATCAGCTCTTTCAGAGGAACAAAGCTGTGAGCAACAGC
The sequence above is a segment of the Melanotaenia boesemani isolate fMelBoe1 chromosome 15, fMelBoe1.pri, whole genome shotgun sequence genome. Coding sequences within it:
- the cltca gene encoding clathrin, heavy chain a (Hc) isoform X2 translates to MAQVLPIRFQEHIQLQNLGINPANIGFSTLTMESDKFICIREKVGEQTQVVIIDLADPNTPIRRPISADSAIMNPASKVIALKAAKTLQIFNIEMKSKMKAHTMTDDVTFWKWISLNTVALVTDNAVYHWSMEGDSQPVKVFDRHSSLAGCQIINYRTDAKQKWLLLIGISAQQNRVVGAMQLYSVDRKVSQPIEGHAASFSQFKMEGNAEESTLFCFAVRGQAGGKLHIIEVGTPPTGNQPFPKKAVDVFFPPEAQNDFPVAMQISSKHDVVFLITKYGYIHLYDLETGTCIYMNRISGETIFVTAPHEATSGIIGVNRKGQVLSVCVEEENIIPYITNVLQNPDLALRLAVRNNLAGAEELFARKFNNLFAAGNYSEAAKIAANAPKGILRTPDTIRRFQGVPTQSGQTSPLLQYFGILLDQGQLNKFESLELCRPVLQQGRKQLLEKWLKEDKLECSEELGDLVKAVDPTLALSVYLRANVPNKVIQCFAETGQFPKIVLYAKKVGYTPDWIFLLRNVMRINPEQGLQFAQMLVQDEEPLADITQIVDVFMEYNLIQQCTSFLLDALKNNRPSEGPLQTRLLEMNLMHAPQVADAILGNQMFTNYDRAHIAQLCEKTGLLQRALEHYTDLYDIKRAVVHTHLLNPEWLVNYFGSLSVEDSVECLRAMLSANIRQNLQICVQVASKYHEQLTTQALTELFESFKSFEGLFYFLGSIVNFSQDPEVHFKYIQAACKTGQIKEVERICRESNCYDPERVKNFLKEAKLTDQLPLIIVCDRFDFVHDLVLYLYRNSLQKYIEIYVQKVNPSRLPVVVGGLLDVDCAEDVIKSLILVVRGQFSTDELVAEVEKRNRLKLLLPWLESRIHEGCEEPATHNALAKIYIDSNNNPERFLRENPFYDSRVVGKYCEKRDPHLACVSYERGQCDQELINVCNENSLFKSLSRYLVRRKDAELWASVLLESNPYRRPLIDQVVQTALSETQDPEEVSVTVKAFMTADLPNELIELLEKIVLDNSVFSEHRNLQNLLILTAIKADRTRVMEYISRLDNYDAPDIANIAISNELFEEAFAIFKKFDVNTSAVQVLIEHISNLDRAYEFAERCNEPAVWSQLAKAQLQKELVKEAIDSYIKADDPSAYMEVVQAADKSGNWEDLVKFLQMARKKARESYVETELIFALAKTNRLAELEEFINGPNNAHIQQVGDRCYDEKMYEAAKLLYNNVSNFGRLASTLVHLGEYQAAVDGARKANSTRTWKEVCFACVDGQEFRLAQMCGLHIVVHADELEELINYYQDRGYFEELITMLEAALGLERAHMGMFTELAILYSKFKPQKMREHLELFWSRVNIPKVLRAAEQAHLWAELVFLYDKYEEFDNAIITMMNHPTDAWKEGQFKDIITKVANVELYYKAIQFYLEFKPLLLNDLLIVLSPRLDHSRAVNFFSKVKQLPLVKPYLRSVQNHNNKSVNEALNNLFITEEDYQALRTSIDAYDNFDNISLAQRLEKHELIEFRRIAAYLFKGNNRWKQSVELCKKDKLYKDAMQYASESKDTELAEELLSWFLQENKKECFAACLFTCYDLLRPDVVLETSWRHNIMDFSMPYFIQVMREYLSKVDKLETSESLRKEEEQATETQPIVYGTPQLMLTAGPSVPVAPQQAYGYGYQAPGGYGQPAAPTGFGYGM
- the cltca gene encoding clathrin, heavy chain a (Hc) isoform X1 — translated: MAQVLPIRFQEHIQLQNLGINPANIGFSTLTMESDKFICIREKVGEQTQVVIIDLADPNTPIRRPISADSAIMNPASKVIALKDAAKTLQIFNIEMKSKMKAHTMTDDVTFWKWISLNTVALVTDNAVYHWSMEGDSQPVKVFDRHSSLAGCQIINYRTDAKQKWLLLIGISAQQNRVVGAMQLYSVDRKVSQPIEGHAASFSQFKMEGNAEESTLFCFAVRGQAGGKLHIIEVGTPPTGNQPFPKKAVDVFFPPEAQNDFPVAMQISSKHDVVFLITKYGYIHLYDLETGTCIYMNRISGETIFVTAPHEATSGIIGVNRKGQVLSVCVEEENIIPYITNVLQNPDLALRLAVRNNLAGAEELFARKFNNLFAAGNYSEAAKIAANAPKGILRTPDTIRRFQGVPTQSGQTSPLLQYFGILLDQGQLNKFESLELCRPVLQQGRKQLLEKWLKEDKLECSEELGDLVKAVDPTLALSVYLRANVPNKVIQCFAETGQFPKIVLYAKKVGYTPDWIFLLRNVMRINPEQGLQFAQMLVQDEEPLADITQIVDVFMEYNLIQQCTSFLLDALKNNRPSEGPLQTRLLEMNLMHAPQVADAILGNQMFTNYDRAHIAQLCEKTGLLQRALEHYTDLYDIKRAVVHTHLLNPEWLVNYFGSLSVEDSVECLRAMLSANIRQNLQICVQVASKYHEQLTTQALTELFESFKSFEGLFYFLGSIVNFSQDPEVHFKYIQAACKTGQIKEVERICRESNCYDPERVKNFLKEAKLTDQLPLIIVCDRFDFVHDLVLYLYRNSLQKYIEIYVQKVNPSRLPVVVGGLLDVDCAEDVIKSLILVVRGQFSTDELVAEVEKRNRLKLLLPWLESRIHEGCEEPATHNALAKIYIDSNNNPERFLRENPFYDSRVVGKYCEKRDPHLACVSYERGQCDQELINVCNENSLFKSLSRYLVRRKDAELWASVLLESNPYRRPLIDQVVQTALSETQDPEEVSVTVKAFMTADLPNELIELLEKIVLDNSVFSEHRNLQNLLILTAIKADRTRVMEYISRLDNYDAPDIANIAISNELFEEAFAIFKKFDVNTSAVQVLIEHISNLDRAYEFAERCNEPAVWSQLAKAQLQKELVKEAIDSYIKADDPSAYMEVVQAADKSGNWEDLVKFLQMARKKARESYVETELIFALAKTNRLAELEEFINGPNNAHIQQVGDRCYDEKMYEAAKLLYNNVSNFGRLASTLVHLGEYQAAVDGARKANSTRTWKEVCFACVDGQEFRLAQMCGLHIVVHADELEELINYYQDRGYFEELITMLEAALGLERAHMGMFTELAILYSKFKPQKMREHLELFWSRVNIPKVLRAAEQAHLWAELVFLYDKYEEFDNAIITMMNHPTDAWKEGQFKDIITKVANVELYYKAIQFYLEFKPLLLNDLLIVLSPRLDHSRAVNFFSKVKQLPLVKPYLRSVQNHNNKSVNEALNNLFITEEDYQALRTSIDAYDNFDNISLAQRLEKHELIEFRRIAAYLFKGNNRWKQSVELCKKDKLYKDAMQYASESKDTELAEELLSWFLQENKKECFAACLFTCYDLLRPDVVLETSWRHNIMDFSMPYFIQVMREYLSKVDKLETSESLRKEEEQATETQPIVYGTPQLMLTAGPSVPVAPQQAYGYGYQAPGGYGQPAAPTGFGYGM